The Egicoccus sp. AB-alg2 genome window below encodes:
- a CDS encoding PTS sugar transporter subunit IIB — protein MSRPDPLKVLTVCGVGMGSSLMLRMTAEDVLKRMEVPAKVEATDVSSARGMQADVIIGQGMHTEAFEGRAPVVVGISNFMDKDGLQQQLTEAFEAQGWLEPQP, from the coding sequence ATGAGCCGACCGGACCCGCTGAAGGTCCTGACCGTCTGCGGCGTCGGCATGGGGTCCAGCCTGATGCTGCGCATGACCGCGGAGGACGTCCTGAAGCGCATGGAGGTCCCCGCCAAGGTCGAGGCCACCGACGTGTCGAGCGCCCGCGGCATGCAGGCGGACGTCATCATCGGGCAGGGCATGCACACGGAGGCGTTCGAGGGGCGTGCCCCGGTCGTGGTCGGCATCTCGAACTTCATGGACAAGGACGGGCTGCAGCAGCAGCTGACCGAGGCATTCGAGGCGCAAGGGTGGCTGGAGCCCCAGCCGTGA
- a CDS encoding PTS sugar transporter subunit IIA — MSELLEEAVLVGRARRPAGGWRDAIRVACDPLVEREAVSEHYPQRCIEMVEEHGPYIVLAPGIALAHARPEDGALRLAVAATTLTEPVAFGHEDNDPVDLVFAFGSPDRDQHVGLLSALATALLGGLADRLRAAEDDEALQAALAEVGDGG, encoded by the coding sequence GTGAGTGAACTGCTCGAGGAGGCGGTGCTCGTCGGCCGGGCCCGACGCCCGGCCGGGGGGTGGCGCGACGCCATCCGCGTCGCCTGCGACCCATTGGTCGAACGCGAGGCCGTGAGCGAGCACTACCCCCAGCGCTGCATCGAGATGGTCGAGGAGCACGGGCCCTACATCGTGCTCGCGCCGGGCATCGCGCTGGCGCACGCCCGCCCCGAGGACGGGGCGCTGCGCCTGGCCGTGGCCGCCACGACCCTCACCGAGCCGGTCGCGTTCGGTCACGAGGACAACGACCCCGTCGACCTCGTGTTCGCCTTCGGCTCTCCCGACCGTGACCAGCACGTCGGCCTGCTGTCGGCGTTGGCCACGGCGCTGCTCGGCGGGCTCGCCGACCGCCTGCGCGCGGCCGAGGACGACGAGGCGCTGCAGGCGGCCCTCGCGGAGGTGGGTGACGGTGGCTGA
- a CDS encoding sugar isomerase domain-containing protein translates to MADAAAFGSRMREHLEAVEQANGAVLDRVAERLLAAIVTDRLVHVTGTGHSTALVLEAFYRAGGLACVNPITHPALDPLAGGQASTVLERSDRLAQVLLDRAAPQTGDIAFVYSNSGANPVPVLLAEGLRAAGVHVVAVSSRPQLAAAPQRAHAKLDTVTDVLIDTNTPVGDAAYEAGDQRTAALSSLTSIYLWNLLLARLADRAAAAGVRLPLWTSANTPGGDERNAALFATYRPRIRQL, encoded by the coding sequence GTGGCTGACGCGGCGGCATTCGGCAGCCGGATGCGCGAGCACCTCGAGGCGGTCGAGCAGGCCAACGGTGCCGTCCTCGACCGCGTGGCGGAGCGCCTCCTCGCGGCGATCGTGACCGACCGGCTGGTCCACGTCACGGGGACCGGGCACTCGACCGCGCTGGTGCTCGAGGCCTTCTACCGCGCCGGCGGCCTCGCCTGCGTGAATCCGATCACGCATCCGGCCCTCGACCCGCTGGCCGGCGGACAGGCCAGCACCGTGCTCGAGCGCAGCGACCGGCTCGCGCAGGTGCTGCTCGACCGCGCGGCCCCTCAGACCGGCGACATCGCGTTCGTCTACTCGAACTCGGGGGCGAACCCCGTCCCGGTGCTGCTCGCCGAAGGCCTGCGTGCCGCCGGCGTCCACGTCGTCGCCGTCTCCTCACGCCCGCAGTTGGCAGCCGCCCCGCAGCGGGCACACGCCAAGCTCGACACGGTCACGGACGTCCTGATCGACACCAACACCCCCGTCGGCGACGCCGCCTACGAGGCCGGCGACCAACGCACCGCCGCGCTGTCGTCGCTGACCTCGATCTACCTCTGGAACCTGCTGCTGGCCCGCCTCGCGGACCGGGCTGCCGCGGCCGGCGTCCGCCTGCCGCTGTGGACCAGCGCCAACACGCCAGGTGGCGACGAGCGCAACGCGGCACTGTTCGCGACCTACCGGCCGCGCATCCGCCAGCTGTGA
- the polA gene encoding DNA polymerase I produces MSSSPNADRRSLLLLDGHSLAYRAFYALPDTLRTQTGQLTNAVYGFTSMLIKMLADRRPDAIAVAFDKGRDVARTKAFPEYKANRVTAPDEFRPQVDLIKQVLGALQIPIIEVPGVEADDVLATIAENAIQEGFHAFIVTGDRDSMQLVDEHLTVLYTLRGISEMAEMTPGAVEDRYGVPPASYVDVAALRGDNSDNLPGVPGVGDKTAAKLVNQFGDIDGIYAHIEEISGKKVPAMLAEHEQQVRTNRRIMRLRRDVACEYDLADLRFGPIDTAAVRELFGSLEFRALYDRFVEEVLGEQEEASAAAFERAPQRLEAGGLKAWLDGAAQPLAVVPIVTDRPPHVTPIALAVAAPDRDPASARMDDLDTADLDALAAVLADPTHAKVTHDLKTLDHAAHARGWTVSGVTLDTELGAYLLNPEQRTFDLERLALQYLQRTIAPEEAEADGDQLSLDVGEEDPWEERALRAEATFELASYLGAQLQERGQTELNETIELPLAPVLARMERAGVAIDLHVLDEIRERLATRVDELEREVHDHAGRAFNLGSGPQLQAVLFDELGLPKTRRIKTGYSTDAQALKNLAGMHPIVDALQEWRETSKLLTTYVDALPPLVDPDSGRIHTTLSQTIAATGRLSSSNPNLQNIPVRREEGREIRRAFVPGPGFASLLVADYSQIELRIMAHLSGDEGLLDAFASREDIHATTAAKVFDLPLEQVDGALRDRAKAVNYGLAYGLTPFGLGQQLGIPPDEAVEIVEAYMARFPKVRAFLDAAVDQARRDGFTTTLFGRRRYLPDLLSDNRNRRQMAERMALNAPIQGAAADVIKLAMITLQRALDRSGLRTQLLLQVHDEVVLEVPEDEMDAARQLVVDELCGVVRLAVPLEVDTAFGPTWFDAQKH; encoded by the coding sequence GTGAGTTCGTCACCGAACGCCGACCGTCGCTCGCTGCTGCTGCTCGACGGCCACAGCCTCGCCTACCGGGCGTTCTACGCCCTGCCGGACACGCTGCGCACCCAGACCGGACAGCTGACCAACGCGGTCTACGGCTTCACCTCGATGCTGATCAAGATGCTGGCCGACCGCCGTCCCGACGCGATCGCGGTGGCGTTCGACAAGGGTCGCGACGTGGCGCGCACGAAGGCGTTCCCGGAGTACAAGGCCAACCGGGTCACGGCCCCCGACGAGTTCCGGCCGCAGGTCGACCTCATCAAGCAGGTACTGGGCGCCCTGCAGATCCCCATCATCGAGGTCCCCGGTGTCGAGGCGGACGACGTCCTGGCCACCATCGCCGAGAACGCCATCCAGGAGGGCTTCCACGCCTTCATCGTGACCGGCGACCGGGACTCGATGCAGCTGGTGGACGAGCACCTGACCGTGCTCTACACGCTGCGTGGCATCAGCGAGATGGCGGAGATGACCCCCGGCGCGGTCGAGGACCGCTACGGCGTGCCGCCGGCCAGCTACGTCGACGTGGCGGCGTTGCGTGGTGACAACTCCGACAACCTGCCCGGGGTGCCCGGGGTCGGGGACAAGACGGCCGCGAAGCTCGTCAACCAGTTCGGCGACATCGACGGCATCTACGCCCACATCGAGGAGATCTCGGGCAAGAAGGTGCCGGCGATGCTGGCCGAGCACGAACAGCAGGTGCGCACCAACCGGCGGATCATGCGTCTGCGGCGCGACGTCGCGTGCGAGTACGACCTCGCCGACCTGCGCTTCGGCCCGATCGACACCGCCGCCGTGCGGGAACTGTTCGGCTCGTTGGAGTTCCGGGCCCTGTACGACCGGTTCGTCGAGGAGGTGCTCGGCGAGCAGGAGGAGGCGTCGGCGGCCGCGTTCGAGCGCGCGCCCCAGCGGCTGGAGGCCGGCGGGCTCAAGGCCTGGCTCGACGGTGCCGCGCAGCCGCTGGCCGTCGTGCCGATCGTGACGGACCGCCCGCCGCACGTCACGCCGATCGCCCTGGCCGTGGCGGCGCCCGACCGTGACCCGGCCTCGGCACGCATGGACGACCTGGACACCGCCGACCTCGACGCCTTGGCCGCCGTGCTGGCCGACCCCACGCACGCCAAGGTGACGCACGACCTGAAGACCCTCGACCACGCGGCCCACGCCCGCGGCTGGACGGTGTCGGGCGTGACGCTCGACACGGAACTGGGCGCCTATCTGCTGAACCCGGAGCAGCGCACCTTCGACCTCGAGCGGCTCGCGCTGCAGTACCTGCAACGCACCATCGCCCCCGAGGAGGCCGAGGCCGACGGCGACCAGCTGAGCCTCGACGTCGGCGAGGAGGATCCCTGGGAGGAGCGCGCACTGCGGGCCGAGGCGACCTTCGAGCTCGCGAGCTACCTCGGGGCCCAGCTGCAGGAGCGTGGTCAGACGGAGCTCAACGAGACCATCGAACTGCCGCTCGCGCCCGTGCTGGCCCGGATGGAACGCGCCGGCGTGGCGATCGACCTGCACGTCCTGGACGAGATCCGCGAGCGGCTCGCGACCCGCGTCGACGAACTCGAGCGCGAGGTCCACGACCATGCCGGGCGGGCCTTCAACCTCGGCTCGGGCCCGCAACTGCAGGCGGTGCTGTTCGACGAGCTCGGGCTGCCGAAGACCCGGCGCATAAAGACCGGTTACTCGACCGACGCGCAGGCGCTGAAGAACCTCGCGGGGATGCACCCGATCGTCGACGCGCTGCAGGAGTGGCGCGAGACGTCGAAGCTGCTGACCACCTACGTGGACGCGCTGCCCCCGCTGGTCGATCCCGACTCGGGCCGTATCCACACGACGCTCTCGCAGACCATCGCGGCGACGGGCCGGCTGTCGTCCTCGAACCCGAACCTGCAGAACATCCCGGTGCGCCGCGAGGAGGGTCGCGAGATCCGCCGTGCGTTCGTGCCGGGCCCGGGCTTCGCGTCGCTGCTGGTGGCCGACTACTCCCAGATCGAGCTGCGGATCATGGCGCACCTGTCGGGCGACGAGGGCCTGCTGGACGCGTTCGCCTCCCGCGAGGACATCCACGCCACCACCGCTGCGAAGGTGTTCGACCTGCCGCTGGAACAGGTCGACGGGGCGCTGCGCGACCGGGCCAAGGCGGTCAACTACGGGCTGGCCTACGGCCTGACCCCGTTCGGGCTCGGCCAGCAGCTGGGCATCCCGCCGGACGAGGCGGTGGAGATCGTCGAGGCCTACATGGCCCGGTTCCCGAAGGTGCGGGCGTTCCTCGACGCGGCCGTCGACCAGGCCCGCCGCGACGGGTTCACCACGACGCTGTTCGGGCGCCGCCGCTATCTGCCCGACCTGTTGTCGGACAACCGCAACCGGCGGCAGATGGCCGAACGCATGGCCCTGAACGCGCCGATCCAGGGCGCCGCCGCGGACGTCATCAAGCTCGCGATGATCACGTTGCAGCGGGCGCTGGACCGCTCGGGACTGCGGACACAGCTGCTGCTACAGGTCCACGACGAGGTCGTGCTCGAGGTCCCCGAGGACGAGATGGACGCCGCCCGGCAGCTGGTGGTCGACGAACTGTGCGGGGTCGTCCGACTCGCGGTGCCGCTGGAGGTCGACACCGCCTTCGGCCCGACTTGGTTCGACGCCCAGAAGCACTGA
- a CDS encoding tetratricopeptide repeat protein, with the protein MSFSFSSPRPDAGDLPLVYEVDQANFEAQVLERSHAVPVVVDFWAAWCGPCRTLGPMLEQAVQARGGRVVLAKVDVDANPGLAQAFRVQGIPQVLGFRDGKPAASFTGAVPATEIERFLDGLVPGEADVLVKTARALPPAQAEEKLREALALEPGHREAAVGLAELLVDREPDTARELVAPHRPDPAAEAVLTRLDLADDTGDLTALQAAVDRGDADGATLVSLGRALAARGEYEEAIDRLLAAVELGGDDRDAAREQLVALFGVLGDDDERVRAARPRLARALF; encoded by the coding sequence GTGAGCTTCTCGTTCTCCTCGCCCCGCCCCGACGCCGGCGACCTCCCCCTGGTCTACGAGGTCGACCAGGCCAACTTCGAAGCGCAGGTCCTCGAGCGCTCCCACGCCGTGCCGGTGGTCGTCGACTTCTGGGCCGCCTGGTGCGGCCCCTGCCGCACGCTCGGGCCGATGCTCGAGCAGGCCGTCCAGGCCCGCGGCGGTCGCGTCGTGCTGGCCAAGGTCGACGTCGACGCGAACCCCGGCCTCGCCCAGGCGTTCCGCGTCCAGGGCATCCCCCAGGTCCTCGGCTTCCGCGACGGCAAGCCGGCCGCGTCCTTCACCGGCGCTGTCCCGGCGACCGAGATCGAGCGTTTCCTCGACGGGCTGGTACCCGGCGAGGCCGACGTGCTGGTGAAGACGGCCCGGGCCCTGCCGCCCGCGCAGGCCGAGGAAAAGCTGCGCGAGGCGCTGGCCCTCGAGCCCGGCCACCGCGAGGCCGCCGTCGGGCTGGCCGAACTGCTGGTGGACCGCGAGCCGGACACGGCCCGCGAACTCGTCGCGCCCCACCGTCCCGACCCCGCCGCCGAGGCCGTGCTCACCCGCCTCGACCTCGCCGACGACACCGGAGACCTGACCGCCCTGCAGGCCGCGGTCGACCGGGGCGACGCCGACGGCGCCACCCTCGTGTCGCTCGGCCGGGCCCTGGCCGCCCGCGGCGAGTACGAGGAGGCGATCGACCGGCTGCTGGCGGCCGTCGAGCTCGGCGGCGACGACCGCGATGCCGCCCGCGAGCAGCTGGTCGCGCTGTTCGGTGTGCTCGGCGACGACGACGAACGCGTCCGCGCCGCGCGCCCCCGCCTCGCACGCGCGCTGTTCTGA
- a CDS encoding acyl-CoA thioesterase produces the protein MSLAPRPVSASRVRLARVMSVMDANNLGNVHGGVVMREVDNAAGIAAARHAGHAAVTAGIDELSFKAPVHVGDLLIVEASVNAVGRTSMEVGVRVEAEDWRGGERRHTTSAYLVFVAIDDDGKPMEIPPLLTETDDERRREAQAQIRRQVRKERIARLGEWRPEPPPA, from the coding sequence ATGTCGCTCGCCCCTCGCCCCGTGTCCGCCAGCCGGGTCCGCCTCGCCCGCGTCATGTCCGTCATGGACGCCAACAACCTCGGCAACGTCCACGGCGGCGTCGTCATGCGCGAGGTGGACAACGCCGCCGGCATCGCCGCCGCGCGCCATGCCGGCCACGCCGCCGTGACGGCCGGGATCGACGAGCTGTCGTTCAAGGCGCCCGTGCACGTCGGCGACCTGCTGATCGTCGAGGCGAGCGTGAACGCCGTCGGGCGCACCTCGATGGAGGTCGGCGTGCGCGTCGAGGCCGAGGACTGGCGCGGCGGCGAGCGGCGTCACACGACCTCCGCCTACCTGGTGTTCGTCGCGATCGACGACGACGGCAAGCCGATGGAGATCCCCCCGCTGCTGACCGAGACGGACGACGAGCGACGCCGGGAGGCGCAGGCGCAGATCCGCCGCCAAGTCCGCAAGGAGCGCATCGCCCGGTTGGGTGAGTGGCGACCGGAGCCGCCGCCGGCCTGA
- a CDS encoding TetR/AcrR family transcriptional regulator: MARPAVYDEDTRAALLEAAARRLAEGGAEAVTMRALAREVGATTSAIYALFGSKEGLLAAVYREAFAGLALELARVPVGDDPLRELFELGLAYRRSARARPALYLVMFGRDPVAAPPSEEDEALAAGTLGRLSSAVARAQAAGALPGDDPLPLTLQLWGVVHGLASLELLGALGDDTAADVTWEQALRAIVRGHQHPGA; this comes from the coding sequence ATGGCGCGTCCCGCCGTGTACGACGAGGACACCCGTGCCGCGCTGTTGGAGGCGGCGGCACGGCGCCTGGCCGAGGGCGGCGCCGAGGCCGTCACGATGCGGGCGCTCGCCCGGGAGGTCGGCGCGACGACCTCGGCGATCTACGCCCTGTTCGGCTCCAAGGAGGGGCTGCTCGCCGCGGTGTACCGCGAGGCCTTCGCCGGCCTCGCCCTGGAGTTGGCACGTGTCCCGGTCGGCGACGACCCGCTGCGGGAACTGTTCGAGCTCGGGCTCGCCTATCGGCGCAGCGCCCGGGCCCGGCCGGCGCTCTACCTCGTCATGTTCGGACGCGACCCGGTCGCCGCACCGCCCAGCGAGGAGGACGAGGCCCTCGCCGCCGGCACGCTCGGCCGCCTGTCGTCGGCCGTCGCGCGGGCACAGGCCGCCGGCGCCCTGCCGGGTGACGACCCGCTGCCCTTGACCCTGCAGCTGTGGGGGGTGGTGCACGGGCTGGCGAGCCTGGAGCTGCTCGGCGCACTCGGTGACGACACGGCTGCCGACGTCACCTGGGAACAGGCGCTCCGTGCCATCGTCCGCGGACACCAACATCCCGGCGCCTGA
- a CDS encoding amino acid ABC transporter ATP-binding protein, translating into MATSPASTATHAIEVRDLHKSFGELEVLSGIDFTVGHGEVVCVIGPSGSGKSTLLRCVNRLEEPTSGHIFIEGEDITDPDADVDALRSRIGMVFQSFNLFPHLSVLRNLTLAQRRVRKRSRGEATETARRNLERVGLIDKIDAYPAHLSGGQQQRVAIARALSMEPDMMLFDEPTSALDPELVGEVLEVMRRLAQEGMTMMVVTHEMGFAREVADRVVFMDGGIVVEEGPPSQILVDPQHERTRRFLQMVL; encoded by the coding sequence ATGGCGACTTCACCCGCGTCCACGGCGACGCACGCGATCGAGGTCCGCGACCTCCACAAGAGCTTCGGCGAGCTGGAGGTCCTGTCGGGCATCGACTTCACCGTCGGGCACGGCGAGGTCGTCTGCGTCATCGGGCCGTCCGGTTCGGGCAAGTCGACCCTGCTGCGCTGCGTGAACCGCCTGGAGGAGCCGACGTCCGGCCACATCTTCATCGAGGGCGAGGACATCACCGACCCCGACGCGGACGTCGACGCCCTGCGCAGCCGCATCGGCATGGTGTTCCAGTCCTTCAACCTCTTCCCGCACCTGTCCGTGCTGCGAAACCTCACGCTCGCCCAGCGCCGAGTTCGCAAGCGTTCGCGTGGCGAAGCCACCGAGACCGCCCGCCGCAACCTCGAGCGCGTCGGCCTCATCGACAAGATCGACGCCTACCCGGCGCACCTGTCCGGCGGCCAGCAGCAGCGCGTGGCCATCGCCCGCGCGCTGTCGATGGAGCCGGACATGATGCTCTTCGACGAGCCGACCTCCGCCCTGGACCCCGAGCTGGTCGGCGAGGTGCTGGAGGTCATGCGCCGCCTCGCGCAGGAGGGGATGACCATGATGGTCGTCACCCATGAGATGGGCTTCGCCCGCGAGGTCGCCGACCGGGTCGTCTTCATGGACGGCGGCATCGTCGTCGAGGAAGGCCCGCCCTCGCAGATCCTCGTCGACCCGCAGCACGAGCGCACCCGCCGCTTCCTGCAGATGGTGCTCTGA
- a CDS encoding amino acid ABC transporter permease, translating into MTRRQRQRAFRGTLYAVFVLAIAGLLLVADWGRIASQFFDPEISRAMFPGIVTIAAKNTVVYTAVAFFFGLLGGLLLALMRLSPIAPYRWVATFYIEVFRALPALLTIFLFAFGIPIAFGWRAPGGVTGAGVIGLVVVAAAYMAETIRAGIEAVPRGQVEAARSLGMSPGWAMISVVLPQAFRIVIPPLTNELVLLIKDTSLLAFAGATVASRELLGYARVELFNYGNSSPLIVAGAIYAAITIPLTQLVRVLERRNRRSR; encoded by the coding sequence GTGACCCGCCGCCAACGCCAACGTGCTTTCCGCGGCACGCTCTACGCCGTCTTCGTCCTCGCGATCGCCGGTCTGCTCTTGGTTGCGGACTGGGGGCGCATCGCCAGCCAGTTCTTCGATCCCGAGATCTCGCGGGCGATGTTCCCGGGCATCGTCACCATCGCCGCGAAGAACACGGTCGTCTATACGGCCGTCGCCTTCTTCTTCGGCCTCCTCGGCGGCCTCCTGCTCGCGCTGATGCGGCTGTCGCCGATCGCGCCCTACCGCTGGGTCGCGACCTTCTACATCGAGGTCTTCCGCGCGCTGCCGGCCCTGCTGACGATCTTCCTGTTCGCGTTCGGCATCCCGATCGCCTTCGGTTGGCGCGCTCCCGGCGGTGTGACCGGGGCCGGTGTCATCGGTCTGGTGGTCGTGGCCGCCGCGTACATGGCCGAGACGATCCGTGCCGGCATCGAGGCCGTCCCCCGCGGCCAGGTCGAAGCCGCGCGTTCGCTGGGCATGTCTCCGGGCTGGGCGATGATCTCCGTCGTGTTGCCCCAGGCCTTCCGCATCGTCATCCCACCGCTGACCAACGAACTCGTGCTCCTCATCAAGGACACGTCGCTGCTGGCGTTCGCCGGGGCCACCGTGGCCAGCCGGGAACTGCTCGGCTACGCGCGCGTGGAGTTGTTCAACTACGGCAACTCGTCGCCGCTGATCGTCGCGGGCGCCATCTACGCGGCCATCACCATCCCACTGACCCAGCTCGTGCGGGTGCTCGAGCGGCGAAACCGCCGTTCGCGCTGA
- a CDS encoding basic amino acid ABC transporter substrate-binding protein, translating into MRFTTRRAAAAVAALTLVLTACGDDGGTTDDTGAEPTNGGADADGEAAADLELINEGTLSVCSDIPYPPFEFEDADAPSGYSGFDIDLMQETADRLGLELEVLEVGFDGLQSGATLAAGQCDIAASAMTITEERQQNLNFSEPYYDSLQSLIVLADSDVQSLEDVAGQALGVQQGTTGAEYAQENAPEGTEIVEFGSGPDLFTAMQAGQIVAGLQDLPVNVEQVNNDPSFEIVEEYDTGEQYGFAAAQGNDSLIEAVNEQLAAMRDDGTYDEIYDRYFAVEE; encoded by the coding sequence ATGCGCTTCACCACCCGCCGGGCCGCTGCGGCCGTCGCGGCGCTGACCCTCGTCCTGACCGCCTGTGGCGATGACGGCGGCACGACCGACGACACCGGCGCCGAGCCCACCAACGGTGGCGCCGATGCCGACGGCGAGGCGGCCGCTGACCTGGAACTGATCAACGAGGGCACGCTGAGCGTGTGCTCGGACATTCCCTACCCGCCGTTCGAGTTCGAAGACGCCGACGCCCCCAGCGGCTACAGCGGCTTCGACATCGACCTCATGCAGGAGACCGCCGACCGCCTCGGTCTGGAGCTCGAGGTCCTCGAGGTGGGCTTCGACGGTCTGCAGTCGGGCGCGACCCTGGCCGCCGGCCAGTGCGACATCGCCGCCTCGGCGATGACCATCACCGAGGAACGGCAGCAGAACCTCAACTTCTCCGAGCCGTACTACGACTCGCTGCAGAGCCTGATCGTGCTCGCCGACAGCGACGTCCAGTCGCTCGAGGACGTCGCCGGCCAGGCGCTGGGCGTGCAGCAGGGCACGACCGGGGCCGAGTACGCGCAGGAGAACGCGCCCGAGGGCACCGAGATCGTCGAGTTCGGTTCCGGACCCGACCTGTTCACCGCGATGCAGGCCGGCCAGATCGTCGCCGGGCTGCAGGACCTGCCGGTGAACGTCGAGCAGGTCAACAACGACCCGTCGTTCGAGATCGTCGAGGAGTACGACACCGGCGAGCAGTACGGCTTCGCCGCCGCGCAGGGCAACGACTCGCTGATCGAGGCGGTCAACGAGCAGCTCGCCGCGATGCGCGACGACGGCACCTACGACGAGATCTACGACCGGTACTTCGCGGTCGAGGAATAA
- a CDS encoding ANTAR domain-containing response regulator, whose product MSETTPGQQPTDTERRPTRVLIAEDEALIRLDLKEMLQEEGFEVVAEVADGASAVRLTRELEPDLVILDVKMPVMDGIQAAEEIAKERLAAILILTAFSQRDLVEKARRAGAMAYLVKPFQKHDLLPAVEIAAGRFREMSGLEREVDDLQGRLEARKLVERAKGLLQEHERMSEAEAFRFVQRQAMERRVTMRQVAEQVIERYEA is encoded by the coding sequence GTGAGCGAGACGACGCCGGGCCAGCAGCCCACGGACACCGAGCGCCGCCCCACCCGCGTGCTGATCGCGGAGGACGAGGCCCTGATCCGCCTCGACCTCAAGGAGATGCTCCAGGAGGAGGGCTTCGAGGTCGTCGCCGAGGTCGCCGACGGCGCCTCCGCGGTGCGTCTGACGCGAGAGCTCGAGCCGGACCTGGTGATCCTCGACGTGAAGATGCCGGTCATGGACGGCATCCAGGCCGCCGAGGAGATCGCCAAGGAACGTCTGGCGGCCATCCTGATCCTGACCGCCTTCAGCCAGCGGGACCTGGTGGAGAAGGCCCGCCGGGCCGGCGCGATGGCCTACCTCGTCAAGCCCTTCCAGAAGCACGACCTGCTGCCGGCGGTGGAGATCGCGGCCGGCCGCTTCCGCGAGATGTCCGGGCTCGAGCGCGAGGTCGACGACCTGCAGGGCCGCCTCGAGGCCCGCAAGCTCGTCGAGCGCGCCAAGGGCCTGCTCCAGGAGCACGAGCGCATGTCCGAGGCCGAGGCGTTCCGGTTCGTGCAGCGTCAGGCCATGGAGCGCCGGGTCACGATGCGCCAGGTCGCGGAACAGGTCATCGAGCGCTACGAGGCGTGA
- a CDS encoding HNH endonuclease encodes MPKRRWTDAQLRDALATSATWSDVCRALGLTHRGGTTAMLRRRCAELGLEYAHLEASPGRRRWTDAQLDEAVTASTNLRQVFTALELTVGGSSWLAMQDHIRRLALDTSHWDRPVPAQRALRPSFQWSDEQVLAAARGARSVAQVMGRLGLDPKRKRGRAAVERRLRDVGVDPDGFRGQAWARGEVVASSRGRPLAELLVVGAPALNTTWLKQRLVREGLLAWRCARCGLERWLGRPIALQLDHVNGDRCDNRLENLRLLCPNCHSQTGTFAGRNVGNGYSPPRS; translated from the coding sequence ATGCCGAAGCGACGCTGGACCGACGCCCAACTTCGCGACGCCCTCGCAACGTCCGCGACGTGGAGCGACGTCTGTCGTGCCCTCGGTCTCACGCACCGCGGTGGCACGACGGCGATGCTCCGGCGGCGATGCGCAGAGCTGGGGCTCGAGTACGCCCACCTCGAGGCTTCGCCCGGCCGGCGGCGCTGGACCGACGCACAGCTCGACGAGGCGGTCACCGCGTCGACCAACCTGCGTCAGGTCTTCACGGCGCTCGAGCTGACGGTGGGCGGCAGCTCCTGGCTGGCGATGCAGGACCACATCCGAAGACTCGCGTTGGACACCTCACACTGGGACCGGCCCGTGCCGGCGCAGCGCGCGCTTCGTCCCTCCTTCCAGTGGAGCGACGAACAGGTACTGGCCGCCGCACGGGGCGCGCGCTCGGTGGCGCAGGTCATGGGACGGCTCGGACTCGACCCGAAACGCAAACGGGGGCGTGCTGCGGTCGAGCGTCGCCTCCGTGACGTCGGTGTCGATCCCGACGGGTTCCGCGGGCAGGCCTGGGCACGCGGTGAGGTGGTCGCGAGCTCCCGCGGCCGGCCGCTGGCAGAGCTCCTCGTCGTCGGCGCGCCGGCGCTGAACACGACGTGGCTGAAGCAGCGCCTGGTCCGGGAAGGCCTGCTCGCATGGCGCTGTGCCCGTTGCGGGCTGGAGCGCTGGCTGGGGCGTCCGATCGCGCTGCAGCTCGACCACGTGAACGGGGACCGCTGCGACAACCGGTTGGAGAACCTGCGGCTGCTGTGCCCCAACTGTCACTCGCAGACCGGCACGTTCGCCGGTCGCAACGTGGGCAACGGGTACAGTCCGCCTCGCAGTTGA